One Podarcis muralis chromosome 1, rPodMur119.hap1.1, whole genome shotgun sequence genomic window carries:
- the ARHGAP11A gene encoding rho GTPase-activating protein 11A isoform X1, with protein MEALESRGRGLAKLAVQQQLRVAYGIKVKNRPAKGKPLPAAAGEGKGKIFGIALHELPHQDVPEYDRIPCFLVEACKYLEEHISTEGLFRISGSVVRIKALKGKLDQGENCLSTAQPCDVAGLLKQFFRELPEPILPSDLQEALIKAQQLGSEEKNSATLLLSCLMNDRIINILRYFFMFLKKVSLRSAENKMSSSNLAVIFVPNLLQSNEADKMSAHTERKLRLQAAVLQTLIDHAEKIGHVPKFILEKIPTMLGIDDPVSTPSRQEYEESEGETPGEPTRRRRRRSIGDIVSGALNKLKSNRTPSTTPQKDRHVFSSVTPVILTPNFKRKCPADSSQGFSNKKRRSIRHNLALELLPSSLFSVGSTPGSAHFETSPNVSLDAPQSSASISVSSEKHLPSVGSRRSKRIASKKVHRVESGKMGCFSPKVSRKEMVRRSLRLKFILGRSSKENTAVEHLPSNRSENVGRRLASQQNVESGMNHGKTAAFLSPCLGEYITKKDSKNISKSEENLQIENQHNETTYRMSWTGPSTAGSEKTSNRAAALMACREAETSFSEPLLTTRIPPIIPVKSRPTDASSEQESKKQQTSFCEDENDLTADTLLKIKTAFSESGSNLHNLFETEPSKLNLTQGTACFSELNLEEELSKAQAQKLTNVEQKTPFVGSANKSNVSDKRLPNMDQVKAVDSSLFPNNTETNLPVHDLSKSEGSINKEHLTIMTSPGMHLNSTNTLKNETLESDEKTDEEFRYCYSEIKECLEKGELLSQLPEDGNRNNTCYLHMETIEKSTFSPPGKVADHIHWFNKLSLNEPCSATKAKSPLKFQRTPVRQSVRRMNSLLEASKPSVACGLIKAGNDCPSLVKSVSFETALPSYVENTSSTSTASLLSSESTCKQESTCNRYSLPSKSCPQQIHPLQQASRPGTTCKETLTTSHQSKSVLEDLTNHEAPKAVVKTNTNVNILVATPDKCDFRRKLSEKKVRYRGSPKNPIATTKLLPVVKPLDL; from the exons ggCAAAATATTTGGAATAGCTCTTCATGAATTACCTCATCAAGATGTGCCTGAATATGATCGTATACCTTG CTTCTTAGTTGAGGCATGTAAATATTTGGAAGAACACATTAGCACTGAAGGGCTCTTCAGAATATCCGGATCAGTTGTTCGCATAAAAGCATTAAAG ggtaAACTGGATCAAGGTGAAAACTGCCTGTCAACTGCTCAGCCCTGTGATGTTGCAGGGCTTCTGAAGCAGTTTTTCAGAGAACTGCCTGAGCCCATTCTCCCAAGTGACCTGCAAGAAGCTCTCATCAAAGCCCAACAATTGGGCAGCGAGGAGAAGAATTCTGCCACACTGCTGCTCTCCTGTCTTATGAATGACAGAATAATCAATATACTCAGATATTTTTTCATGTTTCTCAAAAAAGTGTCTCTAAG ATCTGCTGAGAACAAAATGAGCAGTAGCAACCTGGCAGTTATCTTTGTTCCAAACCTCTTGCAATCAAATGAAGCTGACAAGATGTCGGCTCATACAGAGAGAAAGCTTCGTTTGCAGGCGGCAGTTCTGCAGACGCTTATTGATCATGCAGAAAAAATAG GGCATGTACCAAAGTTCATCCTGGAAAAGATACCTACTATGCTTGGCATTGATGATCCTGTCTCCACTCCTTCGCGGCAAGAATATGAAGAAAGTGAAGGTGAAACTCCAGGTGAAcccacaaggaggaggaggaggaggagcatagGAG ATATTGTTAGTGGAGCTCTGAATAAACTTAAATCTAACAGAACCCCCTCCACTACACCACAGAAAGACAGGCATG TCTTTTCATCAGTGACTCCAGTGATACTTACTCCAAATTTTAAACGTAAATGTCCAGCTGATTCCTCTCAAGGTTTCTCTAACAAGAAAAGGCGATCTATCAGGCATAACTTGGCTCTTGAATTGCTACCAAGTAGCCTTTTTAGCGTTGGATCAACACCGGGTTCAG CTCATTTTGAAACAAGCCCTAATGTGTCTCTTGACGCACCTCAGAGTTCTGCGTCTATCTCAGTCAGTAGTGAAAAGCACCTGCCTAGTGTAGGAAGTCGAAGAAGCAAAAGAATTGCCAGCAAAAAAGTACATAG GGTTGAGTCTGGAAAAATGGGTTGCTTTTCTCCTAAGGTTAGTCGGAAAGAAATGGTGCGCAGGTCATTGCGATTAAAGTTCATTCTGGGAAGGAGCAGCAAAGAG AATACTGCAGTGGAACATCTGCCTAGCAACAGATCTGAAAATGTTGGTCGTCGACTTGCAAGTCAACAAAATGTTGAAAGTGGGATGAATCATGGAAAGACAGCTGCATTTTTAAGCCCATGTCTTGGTGAATATATAACAAAAAAAG attcCAAAAACATCAGCAAGTCAGAGGAAAACTTGCAAATTGAAAACCAACATAATGAAACAACCTACCGAATGTCCTGGACCGGCCCCAGTACTGCAGGATCTGAGAAGACTAGCAATAGGGCTGCTGCTTTAATGGCATGTCGTGAAGCAGAAACCTCTTTTTCTGAGCCTCTTCTTACAACTAGAATACCACCAATCATTCCTGTTAAGTCAAGACCCACTGATGCAAGTTCTGAACaggaaagcaaaaaacaacaaacttCTTTTTGTGAGGATGAAAATGATTTGACTGCAGACACTTTATTGAAAATTAAGACAGCATTTTCTGAATCGGGAAGCAACCTTCATAATTTATTTGAAACTGAGccttcaaaattaaatttaacaCAAGGTACAGCATGCTTTTCAGAACTCAATCTAGAGGAAGAGCTCTCTAAAGCCCAAGCTCAGAAACTGACAAATGTAGAACAGAAGACTCCATTTGTAGGTTCTGCGAATAAATCAAACGTCTCCGACAAACGTCTGCCAAATATGGATCAAGTCAAAGCTGTAGACAGTTCCCTCTTCCCAAATAATACAGAGACTAATCTTCCAGTCCATGATCTTAGCAAAAGTGAGGGATCAATAAACAAGGAGCACTTGACCATAATGACATCTCCAGGGATGCATTTAAATAGCACAAACACCCTGAAAAATGAGACATTGGAATCGGATGAAAAAACCGATGAAGAATTTAGATACTGTTACTCAGAAATTAAAGAATGTCTTGAAAAAGGGGAGCTTCTTTCTCAGTTGCCAGAAGATGGCAACAGAAACAATACATGTTATCTACACATGGAAACTATTGAGAAATCTACATTTTCCCCTCCAGGAAAGGTTGCTGACCATATACATTGGTTCAACAAACTTTCATTAAATGAGCCATGTTCTGCAACCAAAGCCAAATCACCACTCAAGTTTCAACGTACGCCTGTCCGTCAGTCAGTACGGAGAATGAACTCCCTCTTGGAGGCTAGCAAGCCGTCAGTTGCTTGTGGATTAATAAAAGCTGGCAATGACTGTCCTTCTCTTGTTAAATCAGTGAGTTTTGAAACCGCATTGCCGTCCTACGTGGAAAATACCTCTAGTACATCTACAGCTTCTCTGCTTTCTTCTGAATCAACCTGCAAGCAAGAGTCTACTTGCAATCGGTATTCTCTGCCTTCCAAATCCTGCCCACAACAAATACATCCATTACAGCAAGCCAGCAGGCCTGGTACAACCTGCAAAGAGACACTGACTACCAGTCATCAATCCAAGTCAGTCCTTGAGGACCTAACCAATCACGAAGCACCAAAAGCTGTTGTAAAAACGAACACAAACGTAAATATTCTGGTTGCTACACCTGACAAATGTGATTTCAGGAGAAAAttgtcagaaaagaaggttcGCTATAGAGGGTCTCCAAAGAACCCAATAGCTACaaccaaactccttccagttgtTAAACCTCTTGACTTATAG
- the ARHGAP11A gene encoding rho GTPase-activating protein 11A isoform X2, translating into MEALESRGRGLAKLAVQQQLRVAYGIKVKNRPAKGKPLPAAAGEGKGKIFGIALHELPHQDVPEYDRIPCFLVEACKYLEEHISTEGLFRISGSVVRIKALKGKLDQGENCLSTAQPCDVAGLLKQFFRELPEPILPSDLQEALIKAQQLGSEEKNSATLLLSCLMNDRIINILRYFFMFLKKVSLRSAENKMSSSNLAVIFVPNLLQSNEADKMSAHTERKLRLQAAVLQTLIDHAEKIGHVPKFILEKIPTMLGIDDPVSTPSRQEYEESEGETPGEPTRRRRRRSIGVFSSVTPVILTPNFKRKCPADSSQGFSNKKRRSIRHNLALELLPSSLFSVGSTPGSAHFETSPNVSLDAPQSSASISVSSEKHLPSVGSRRSKRIASKKVHRVESGKMGCFSPKVSRKEMVRRSLRLKFILGRSSKENTAVEHLPSNRSENVGRRLASQQNVESGMNHGKTAAFLSPCLGEYITKKDSKNISKSEENLQIENQHNETTYRMSWTGPSTAGSEKTSNRAAALMACREAETSFSEPLLTTRIPPIIPVKSRPTDASSEQESKKQQTSFCEDENDLTADTLLKIKTAFSESGSNLHNLFETEPSKLNLTQGTACFSELNLEEELSKAQAQKLTNVEQKTPFVGSANKSNVSDKRLPNMDQVKAVDSSLFPNNTETNLPVHDLSKSEGSINKEHLTIMTSPGMHLNSTNTLKNETLESDEKTDEEFRYCYSEIKECLEKGELLSQLPEDGNRNNTCYLHMETIEKSTFSPPGKVADHIHWFNKLSLNEPCSATKAKSPLKFQRTPVRQSVRRMNSLLEASKPSVACGLIKAGNDCPSLVKSVSFETALPSYVENTSSTSTASLLSSESTCKQESTCNRYSLPSKSCPQQIHPLQQASRPGTTCKETLTTSHQSKSVLEDLTNHEAPKAVVKTNTNVNILVATPDKCDFRRKLSEKKVRYRGSPKNPIATTKLLPVVKPLDL; encoded by the exons ggCAAAATATTTGGAATAGCTCTTCATGAATTACCTCATCAAGATGTGCCTGAATATGATCGTATACCTTG CTTCTTAGTTGAGGCATGTAAATATTTGGAAGAACACATTAGCACTGAAGGGCTCTTCAGAATATCCGGATCAGTTGTTCGCATAAAAGCATTAAAG ggtaAACTGGATCAAGGTGAAAACTGCCTGTCAACTGCTCAGCCCTGTGATGTTGCAGGGCTTCTGAAGCAGTTTTTCAGAGAACTGCCTGAGCCCATTCTCCCAAGTGACCTGCAAGAAGCTCTCATCAAAGCCCAACAATTGGGCAGCGAGGAGAAGAATTCTGCCACACTGCTGCTCTCCTGTCTTATGAATGACAGAATAATCAATATACTCAGATATTTTTTCATGTTTCTCAAAAAAGTGTCTCTAAG ATCTGCTGAGAACAAAATGAGCAGTAGCAACCTGGCAGTTATCTTTGTTCCAAACCTCTTGCAATCAAATGAAGCTGACAAGATGTCGGCTCATACAGAGAGAAAGCTTCGTTTGCAGGCGGCAGTTCTGCAGACGCTTATTGATCATGCAGAAAAAATAG GGCATGTACCAAAGTTCATCCTGGAAAAGATACCTACTATGCTTGGCATTGATGATCCTGTCTCCACTCCTTCGCGGCAAGAATATGAAGAAAGTGAAGGTGAAACTCCAGGTGAAcccacaaggaggaggaggaggaggagcatagGAG TCTTTTCATCAGTGACTCCAGTGATACTTACTCCAAATTTTAAACGTAAATGTCCAGCTGATTCCTCTCAAGGTTTCTCTAACAAGAAAAGGCGATCTATCAGGCATAACTTGGCTCTTGAATTGCTACCAAGTAGCCTTTTTAGCGTTGGATCAACACCGGGTTCAG CTCATTTTGAAACAAGCCCTAATGTGTCTCTTGACGCACCTCAGAGTTCTGCGTCTATCTCAGTCAGTAGTGAAAAGCACCTGCCTAGTGTAGGAAGTCGAAGAAGCAAAAGAATTGCCAGCAAAAAAGTACATAG GGTTGAGTCTGGAAAAATGGGTTGCTTTTCTCCTAAGGTTAGTCGGAAAGAAATGGTGCGCAGGTCATTGCGATTAAAGTTCATTCTGGGAAGGAGCAGCAAAGAG AATACTGCAGTGGAACATCTGCCTAGCAACAGATCTGAAAATGTTGGTCGTCGACTTGCAAGTCAACAAAATGTTGAAAGTGGGATGAATCATGGAAAGACAGCTGCATTTTTAAGCCCATGTCTTGGTGAATATATAACAAAAAAAG attcCAAAAACATCAGCAAGTCAGAGGAAAACTTGCAAATTGAAAACCAACATAATGAAACAACCTACCGAATGTCCTGGACCGGCCCCAGTACTGCAGGATCTGAGAAGACTAGCAATAGGGCTGCTGCTTTAATGGCATGTCGTGAAGCAGAAACCTCTTTTTCTGAGCCTCTTCTTACAACTAGAATACCACCAATCATTCCTGTTAAGTCAAGACCCACTGATGCAAGTTCTGAACaggaaagcaaaaaacaacaaacttCTTTTTGTGAGGATGAAAATGATTTGACTGCAGACACTTTATTGAAAATTAAGACAGCATTTTCTGAATCGGGAAGCAACCTTCATAATTTATTTGAAACTGAGccttcaaaattaaatttaacaCAAGGTACAGCATGCTTTTCAGAACTCAATCTAGAGGAAGAGCTCTCTAAAGCCCAAGCTCAGAAACTGACAAATGTAGAACAGAAGACTCCATTTGTAGGTTCTGCGAATAAATCAAACGTCTCCGACAAACGTCTGCCAAATATGGATCAAGTCAAAGCTGTAGACAGTTCCCTCTTCCCAAATAATACAGAGACTAATCTTCCAGTCCATGATCTTAGCAAAAGTGAGGGATCAATAAACAAGGAGCACTTGACCATAATGACATCTCCAGGGATGCATTTAAATAGCACAAACACCCTGAAAAATGAGACATTGGAATCGGATGAAAAAACCGATGAAGAATTTAGATACTGTTACTCAGAAATTAAAGAATGTCTTGAAAAAGGGGAGCTTCTTTCTCAGTTGCCAGAAGATGGCAACAGAAACAATACATGTTATCTACACATGGAAACTATTGAGAAATCTACATTTTCCCCTCCAGGAAAGGTTGCTGACCATATACATTGGTTCAACAAACTTTCATTAAATGAGCCATGTTCTGCAACCAAAGCCAAATCACCACTCAAGTTTCAACGTACGCCTGTCCGTCAGTCAGTACGGAGAATGAACTCCCTCTTGGAGGCTAGCAAGCCGTCAGTTGCTTGTGGATTAATAAAAGCTGGCAATGACTGTCCTTCTCTTGTTAAATCAGTGAGTTTTGAAACCGCATTGCCGTCCTACGTGGAAAATACCTCTAGTACATCTACAGCTTCTCTGCTTTCTTCTGAATCAACCTGCAAGCAAGAGTCTACTTGCAATCGGTATTCTCTGCCTTCCAAATCCTGCCCACAACAAATACATCCATTACAGCAAGCCAGCAGGCCTGGTACAACCTGCAAAGAGACACTGACTACCAGTCATCAATCCAAGTCAGTCCTTGAGGACCTAACCAATCACGAAGCACCAAAAGCTGTTGTAAAAACGAACACAAACGTAAATATTCTGGTTGCTACACCTGACAAATGTGATTTCAGGAGAAAAttgtcagaaaagaaggttcGCTATAGAGGGTCTCCAAAGAACCCAATAGCTACaaccaaactccttccagttgtTAAACCTCTTGACTTATAG